From a region of the Arvicanthis niloticus isolate mArvNil1 chromosome 6, mArvNil1.pat.X, whole genome shotgun sequence genome:
- the Polr2a gene encoding DNA-directed RNA polymerase II subunit RPB1 produces MHGGGPPSGDSACPLRTIKRVQFGVLSPDELKRMSVTEGGIKYPETTEGGRPKLGGLMDPRQGVIERTGRCQTCAGNMTECPGHFGHIELAKPVFHVGFLVKTMKVLRCVCFFCSKLLVDSNNPKIKDILAKSKGQPKKRLTHVYDLCKGKNICEGGEEMDNKFGVEQPEGDEDLTKEKGHGGCGRYQPRIRRSGLELYAEWKHVNEDSQEKKILLSPERVHEIFKRISDEECFVLGMEPRYARPEWMIVTVLPVPPLSVRPAVVMQGSARNQDDLTHKLADIVKINNQLRRNEQNGAAAHVIAEDVKLLQFHVATMVDNELPGLPRAMQKSGRPLKSLKQRLKGKEGRVRGNLMGKRVDFSARTVITPDPNLSIDQVGVPRSIAANMTFAEIVTPFNIDRLQELVRRGNSQYPGAKYIIRDNGDRIDLRFHPKPSDLHLQTGYKVERHMCDGDIVIFNRQPTLHKMSMMGHRVRILPWSTFRLNLSVTTPYNADFDGDEMNLHLPQSLETRAEIQELAMVPRMIVTPQSNRPVMGIVQDTLTAVRKFTKRDVFLERGEVMNLLMFLSTWDGKVPQPAILKPRPLWTGKQIFSLIIPGHINCIRTHSTHPDDEDSGPYKHISPGDTKVVVENGELIMGILCKKSLGTSAGSLVHISYLEMGHDITRLFYSNIQTVINNWLLIEGHTIGIGDSIADSKTYQDIQNTIKKAKQDVIEVIEKAHNNELEPTPGNTLRQTFENQVNRILNDARDKTGSSAQKSLSEYNNFKSMVVSGAKGSKINISQVIAVVGQQNVEGKRIPFGFKHRTLPHFIKDDYGPESRGFVENSYLAGLTPTEFFFHAMGGREGLIDTAVKTAETGYIQRRLIKSMESVMVKYDATVRNSINQVVQLRYGEDGLAGESVEFQNLATLKPSNKAFEKKFRFDYTNERALRRTLQEDLVKDVLSNAHIQNELEREFERMREDREVLRVIFPTGDSKVVLPCNLLRMIWNAQKIFHINPRLPSDLHPIKVVEGVKELSKKLVIVNGDDPLSRQAQENATLLFNIHLRSTLCSRRMAEEFRLSGEAFDWLLGEIESKFNQAIAHPGEMVGALAAQSLGEPATQMTLNTFHYAGVSAKNVTLGVPRLKELINISKKPKTPSLTVFLLGQSARDAERAKDILCRLEHTTLRKVTANTAIYYDPNPQSTVVAEDQEWVNVYYEMPDFDVARISPWLLRVELDRKHMTDRKLTMEQIAEKINAGFGDDLNCIFNDDNAEKLVLRIRIMNSDENKMQEEEEVVDKMDDDVFLRCIESNMLTDMTLQGIEQISKVYMHLPQTDNKKKIIITEDGEFKALQEWILETDGVSLMRVLSEKDVDPVRTTSNDIVEIFTVLGIEAVRKALERELYHVISFDGSYVNYRHLALLCDTMTCRGHLMAITRHGVNRQDTGPLMKCSFEETVDVLMEAAAHGESDPMKGVSENIMLGQLAPAGTGCFDLLLDAEKCKYGMEIPTNIPGLGAAGPTGMFFGSAPSPMGGISPAMTPWNQGATPAYGAWSPSVGSGMTPGAAGFSPSAASDASGFSPGYSPAWSPTPGSPGSPGPSSPYIPSPGGAMSPSYSPTSPAYEPRSPGGYTPQSPSYSPTSPSYSPTSPSYSPTSPNYSPTSPSYSPTSPSYSPTSPSYSPTSPSYSPTSPSYSPTSPSYSPTSPSYSPTSPSYSPTSPSYSPTSPSYSPTSPSYSPTSPSYSPTSPSYSPTSPSYSPTSPSYSPTSPNYSPTSPNYTPTSPSYSPTSPSYSPTSPNYTPTSPNYSPTSPSYSPTSPSYSPTSPSYSPSSPRYTPQSPTYTPSSPSYSPSSPSYSPTSPKYTPTSPSYSPSSPEYTPTSPKYSPTSPKYSPTSPKYSPTSPTYSPTTPKYSPTSPTYSPTSPVYTPTSPKYSPTSPTYSPTSPKYSPTSPTYSPTSPKGSTYSPTSPGYSPTSPTYSLTSPAISPDDSDEEN; encoded by the exons AAGCGGATGTCTGTGACAGAGGGTGGTATCAAATACCCAGAAACAACAGAGGGAGGTCGCCCCAAACTTGGGGGACTAATGGATCCACGGCAGGGGGTGATTGAGCGGACTGGCCGCTGCCAAACATGTGCAG GAAACATGACCGAGTGTCCTGGCCACTTTGGCCACATCGAACTGGCCAAGCCTGTGTTTCATGTGGGCTTCCTGGTAAAGACAATGAAGGTTTTGCGCTGTGTCTGCTTCTTCTGCTCCAAACTGCTTGTAGATTCT AACAACCCAAAGATTAAGGACATCTTGGCCAAATCTAAGGGGCAGCCCAAGAAACGGCTTACGCATGTCTATGACCTTTGCAAGGGCAAAAACATCTGTGAAGGTGGAGAGGAGATGGACAACAAGTTTGGTGTGGAGCAGCCTGAGGGGGATGAGGATCTGACCAAAGAGAAG gGCCATGGTGGCTGTGGGCGGTATCAGCCCCGGATCCGGCGCTCTGGCCTAGAGTTGTATGCTGAATGGAAACATGTTAATGAGGACTCTCAGGAGAAGAAGATCTTGCTGAGTCCAGAACGAGTGCATGAAATCTTCAAACGCATCTCAGATGAGGAGTGTTTTGTGCTGGGCATGGAGCCTCGCTATGCCCGGCCTGAGTGGATGATTGTCACAGTGTTGCCTGTGCCTCCTCTCTCTGTGCGGCCCGCTGTGGTGATGCAGGGTTCTGCTCGGAACCAG GATGATCTGACTCACAAACTGGCTGACATTGTGAAGATCAACAATCAGCTGCGGCGGAATGAGCAGAATGGTGCAGCTGCCCATGTCATCGCAGAAGATGTGAAACTTCTCCAGTTCCATGTGGCCACCATGGTGGACAATGAACTGCCCGGCTTACCCCGT GCCATGCAGAAATCTGGCCGTCCCCTCAAGTCCCTGAAGCAACGGTTGAAGGGCAAGGAAGGACGGGTTCGAGGGAATCTAATGGGCAAGCGAGTGGACTTCTCAGCCCGCACTGTCATCACCCCTGACCCTAACCTATCCATTGACCAAGTTGGTGTTCCCCGCTCCATTGCTGCCAACATGACCTTTGCAGAGATTGTCACACCCTTCAACATTGACAG acTTCAGGAATTAGTACGCAGGGGAAACAGCCAGTATCCAGGGGCCAAGTACATCATCCGAGACAATGGTGATCGAATTGACTTACGTTTTCATCCTAAGCCCAGCGACCTTCACCTGCAGACTGGCTATAAG GTGGAACGGCACATGTGTGACGGGGACATTGTTATCTTCAATCGTCAGCCAACTTTGCACAAAATGTCCATGATGGGGCATCGGGTCCGCATCCTCCCCTGGTCTACTTTTCGATTGAATCTTAG TGTGACAACTCCATACAATGCAGACTTTGATGGAGATGAGATGAATTTGCACCTGCCACAGTCTCTGGAGACACGGGCGGAGATCCAAGAGTTGGCCATGGTGCCTCGAATGATTGTCACCCCCCAGAGCAATCGACCTGTCATGGGTATTGTGCAAGACACACTCACGGCAGTACGCAAATTCACTAAGAGAGATGTCTTCCTGGAGCGG GGTGAAGTGATGAACCTCTTAATGTTCCTGTCCACCTGGGATGGCAAGGTCCCACAGCCAGCTATCCTCAAGCCCCGGCCCTTGTGGACAGGCAAGCAGATCTTCTCCCTCATCATACCTGGTCACATCAATTGTATCCGCACCCACAGCACCCATCCTGATGATGAAGACAGTGGTCCTTACAAGCACATCTCTCCTGGGGACACCAAA GTGGTAGTGGAGAATGGGGAGCTTATCATGGGCATCCTTTGTAAGAAGTCTCTGGGCACCTCAGCAGGCTCTCTGGTCCACATCTCCTACCTAGAGATGGGTCATGACATCACCCGCCTCTTCTACTCCAACATTCAGACTGTCATTAACAACTGGCTTCTCATCGAGG GTCATACCATTGGCATTGGGGACTCCATTGCAGATTCCAAGACTTACCAGGACATTCAGAACACTATTAAGAAGGCTAAACAGGATGTAATAGAG GTCATTGAAAAGGCTCATAACAATGAGCTAGAACCCACCCCAGGAAACACATTGCGTCAGACATTTGAGAACCAAGTGAATCGTATTCTCAATGATGCTCGAGACAAAACTGGCTCCTCTGCACAGAAATCCCTCTCTGAATATAACAACTTCAAGTCTATGGTGGTGTCTGGAGCTAAAGGTTCCAAGATCAACATCTCCCAG GTCATTGCTGTTGTCGGGCAGCAGAACGTGGAGGGCAAGCGGATCCCATTTGGATTTAAGCATCGGACTCTACCTCACTTTATCAAGGATGATTATGGACCTGAGAGCCGAGGCTTTGTAGAAAATTCATACTTGGCTGGTCTCACACCCACTGAGTTCTTCTTCCATGCCATGGGAGGACGAGAAGGTCTCATTGACACAGCTGTTAAGACTGCTGAGACTG GGTATATTCAGCGAAGGCTGATAAAATCCATGGAGTCGGTGATGGTGAAATATGATGCAACGGTGAGGAACTCCATTAACCAGGTGGTACAGCTGCGCTATGGAGAGGACGGCCTGGCCGGCGAGAGCGTTGAGTTCCAGAATCTGGCTACACTTAAACCTTCTAATAAAGCTTTTGAGAAGAA GTTTCGTTTTGATTATACAAATGAGAGGGCCCTGCGGCGCACTCTTCAGGAAGACCTTGTAAAGGATGTGCTGAGCAATGCCCACATCCAGAATGAGCTGGAACGGGAATTTGAACGGATGCGTGAAGATCGGGAAGTACTCAGGGTCATCTTCCCAACTGGTGACAGCAAG GTGGTCCTCCCATGTAACCTTCTGCGGATGATCTGGAATGCTCAGAAAATCTTCCACATCAATCCTCGCCTTCCCTCTGACCTGCACCCCATCAAAGTGGTAGAGG GAGTCAAAGAATTGAGCAAGAAGTTGGTAATTGTGAATGGAGACGACCCACTAAGTCGGCAGGCACAGGAGAATGCCACATTGCTCTTCAACATCCACCTAAGATCCACACTCTGCTCTCGCCGCATGGCTGAGGAGTTTCGGCTAAGTGGAGAGGCTTTTGACTGGCTGCTTGGGGAGATAGAGTCCAAGTTCAACCAAGCCATT GCCCATCCTGGAGAAATGgtgggagctctggctgctcaGTCTCTTGGAGAACCTGCCACTCAGATGACCCTGAACACCTTCCACTATGCTGGTGTGTCAGCCAAGAATGTGACGCTGGGTGTACCTCGACTTAAGGAGCTTATCAACATTTCCAAGAAGCCAAAGACCccttcactcactgtcttccTGTTAGGTCAATCTGCACGAGATGCTGAAAGGGCCAAG GACATTCTTTGCCGCTTGGAACACACAACATTAAGGAAGGTGACTGCCAATACAGCCATCTACTATGACCCCAACCCCCAGAGCACAGTAGTGGCAGAAGATCAGGAGTGGGTGAATGTGTACTATGAGATGCCTGACTTTGATGTGGCCCGAATATCCCCCTGGCTGCTGCGTGTGGAGCTGGACCGAAAACACATGACTGACCGGAAGCTTACCATGGAACAGATTGCTGAAAAAATCAATGCGG GTTTTGGCGATGATTTGAATTGTATCTTCAATGACGATAATGCAGAGAAGTTGGTCCTTCGTATCCGCATTATGAACAGTGATGAAAACAAGATGCAAGAG gaggaagaggtggtggATAAGATGGATGACGATGTTTTCCTGCGGTGCATTGAGTCCAACATGCTGACAGATATGACCCTGCAGGGTATCGAGCAGATCAGCAAG GTATACATGCACTTACCTCAGACAGACAACAAGAAGAAGATCATCATCACAGAGGATGGAGAATTCAAGGCCCTGCAAGAATGGATCTTGGAGACGGATGGTGTGAGCCTTATGCGGGTGCTGAGTGAGAAGGATGTAGACCCTGTGCGCACCACGTCCAATGATATTGTGGAGATCTTCACG GTACTGGGCATTGAAGCTGTACGGAAGGCCCTAGAACGAGAACTTTACCACGTCATTTCCTTTGATGGTTCTTATGTCAATTATCGGCATTTGGCTCTCCTGTGTGACACTATGACATGCCGTGGCCATTTGATGGCCATCACTCGTCATGGTGTCAACCGCCAGGACACTGGACCGCTCATGAAATGCTCCTTTGAGGAAACG GTGGATGTCCTTATGGAAGCAGCTGCACATGGGGAGAGTGACCCCATGAAGGGAGTCTCTGAGAATATTATGCTGGGCCAGCTTGCTCCAGCTGGTACTGGCTGTTTTGACCTCCTGCTTGATGCTGAGAAGTGCAAATACGGCATGGAAATCCCCACCAATATCCCTGGCCTGGGGGCCGCTGGAC CTACTGGGATGTTCTTTGGCTCTGCACCCAGTCCGATGGGAGGAATATCTCCTGCAATGACACCCTGGAATCAGGGTGCAACTCCAGCCTATGGTGCCTGGTCCCCAAGTGTTG GGAGCGGGATGACCCCAGGAGCAGCTGGCTTCTCTCCCAGTGCTGCGTCTGACGCCAGTGGCTTCAGCCCAGGTTACTCCCCTGCATGGTCCCCCACACCAGGCTCTCCAGGCTCCCCTGGACCCTCAAGCCCATATATCCCCTCACCAG GTGGTGCTATGTCTCCCAGCTACTCACCAACGTCACCAGCATATGAGCCACGTTCCCCTGGGGGCTATACACCCCAGAGCCCCTCATACTCCCCTACTTCACCTTCCTACTCCCCAACCTCTCCATCTTACTCTCCAACCAGTCCCAACTACAGCCCTACGTCCCCTAGCTACTCGCCCACCTCTCCGAGCTATTCCCCAACTTCTCCATCCTACTCCCCGACCTCTCCTTCCTACTCCCCGACCTCTCCGAGCTACTCCCCAACATCTCCGAGCTATTCACCAACATCACCTAGCTACTCTCCAACTTCTCCCAGCTATTCGCCGACATCTCCTAGCTACTCCCCGACGTCTCCCAGCTACTCACCAACTTCCCCAAGCTATTCTCCCACCTCCCCCAGTTACTCCCCGACATCTCCGAGCTACTCACCAACTTCTCCAAGTTACTCACCAACTTCCCCAAGTTATTCACCCACCAGCCCTAACTATTCTCCAACTAGTCCTAACTATACCCCAACCTCGCCCAGCTACAGCCCAACCTCACCCAGCTACTCACCTACTAGTCCAAACTATACACCTACCAGCCCTAACTACAGCCCGACCTCTCCAAGCTATTCCCCAACCTCACCCAGTTACTCCCCCACCTCACCGAGCTACTCCCCCTCGAGCCCACGATACACACCACAGTCTCCAACCTACACACCGAGCTCACCAAGCTACAGCCCCAGCTCGCCAAGCTACAGCCCTACTTCACCCAAGTATACCCCAACGAGTCCTTCCTACAGTCCCAGCTCACCAGAGTATACCCCAACTTCTCCCAAATACTCACCTACAAGCCCGAAATATTCACCTACTTCTCCCAAGTATTCTCCCACCAGCCCCACTTACTCACCCACCACTCCAAAATACTCACCAACCTCTCCTACGTACTCACCAACCTCTCCAGTCTACACCCCGACCTCTCCCAAGTACTCCCCTACTAGCcctacctactcacccacttctCCCAAGTACTCGCCCACCAGtcccacctactcacccacttctCCCAAGGGCTCCACCTACTCTCCCACTTCTCCTGGCTACTCCCCCACAAGCCCCACCTACAGCCTCACCAGCCCAGCCATCAGCCCAGATGACAGCGATGAGGAGAACTGA